The following is a genomic window from Engystomops pustulosus chromosome 11, aEngPut4.maternal, whole genome shotgun sequence.
gacagcggggcacggagacagcgtatctcccgacaagtaagcagatgtgccgaacatctgcaatctattcttcactgtgtttttcacttaaatgatcctattcttcactgttcttcacatctgataacttgtcgggagataatatacgcgcggaacagtgaagaatagattgcagatgtttgcatacatctgctaacttatcagaagacattctttttcaattaattaacacattttattcccgaaccatggtccctttgaaaaatgctcgagtctcccattgacttcaatggggctcgttattcgagacgagcactcgagcatctggaaaagtttgtctcgaataacgagcactcgagcattttagtgctcgctcatctctacatgtatCCCTTATATTTCTCTCTTAATAAGGGATAAgctgaaaaatccctttaacaaaGCAGGTGACACACAGATAATAGTCCACagagacaattttttttagaatatttctatataactatataactacTGAAACCAGTGAAACATGAAGGTAACCTTCATGTCCCTATGCCCAATCCGTTGCTCTGTTTAGAAATTACACATTTAATCTGTCGGAGATGAGCCCCAGTCCTATCGCCACCATCTCCTGGCACATGTACAATGCCACTAGTAATGTAGAATCCCTTTGTTAAAATTCTGAAAGGAATATACCTGAAATCATAGGGGGACAATTATTATTGCCTTTGTACCATTTAATTTTGTTTCCGCACCATGTGCGCACCATCTATTATATGATGGTGTCACAATTTAGCTTTTTTATGAAACTCTCAATTTGGGCATAGCTCTTTAATCCTGGCAAATTCCCTGCACTTCTATTTTCCCAGCACTATTTATGGCACTTAATTAGACTGACAAAAAGCAAGTCCATCAACTTCCAAACCCCTTTGTTCATCTTGCAGTGTGCCAAATACAATAGAGCTGTGCAGCACAATATGTAGTGCAAATCACCCCTATAATCAGTGCCAAAATGATAAATGGCACCCATAGCTACCAAGTTTAGGATCTAACCCCAGTAGAATAACGACACGCTGTTGGTTTAGGGGCTCCAAACTTGGTGGAAACTTCCTTTATAACAGCATCAGATGACATCAGTCAGGACACATCCATTATCATTTTTCAGAACCTTTAACTTTATCTTCATAACTTTATTAATTCCAGTCTACATTTAGTTGAAACATTTACACAGCAATCAGAAATAttgattatataatatatatttatgtagcctgtatatattttaaaagatttgtATACGATTCCCCCACTGTAACATCTCTATTACTAGGGCTGGCGTTGGTGGGCGGAAAACTGGGCATTTCACCAGGGCCTctttgtcctaaaggggccccctgcatgtggacttttgtgggcagaggatgtattgctcttttaggGTGCATTTAAACTTGGCAGTAACACATGCTTTTTcaaaacacatatgttaacacaaGGTTAATACAAAGTTAAGAagtattttgtaaacacaatgttaacagctacataattatgcaaatctcctcttctcagttgttctgatgcatttgaaaacgcacagacaagtgtgaacgcaccctgaatcTCCTTGGTTGAATGCATGGGTGTAGATGCTTATtatttatctcctgtctatatgtctattatctatcatctatctgtctagttatctgtctcctataatttgtctagttcatatctatatatctgtctatctaaccatttatctatctagctgaTTGTTTATttgtctatatatcttctatttatctatctatttcctattatctatctttccatcaatcaatcaatcaatcaatcaatctttaatctctcttctactgtatctatctctctctgactgttcataaaatagttttgttttggggccccacttttggtATTTCCCTGGGCCCCACTTTGGCTAAAACCATTTACAGTACTTTTCTCTTTGTATGGAGAAAACATGTTATGGGTCACAGGCAAAATTTCTTTAGAATTCTGTTTTCTGTcactctgttattcctcttagaAATTAATTTGAATAATGTGAATAGCTAATTTGGGGTATGACTGTATACAGTCTGATACTGTCCAATAAGTGTTGCCAGATCCTTTCTGACGAGTAGAAATGTAACATCCAGTTGCCAAGTTATTCATAAAGTTTTAGGAGGAATAATAGAAGGAGATCATAGTCTAGAGCTCTAAGAAAAGGGTCAATAACTTGTCTTGTGAGGATGAGGTTTCATTGTGGGCGTCCATTGTCCTGGAATAGCATGGAGTGGAACGTGTGTGTGAATGTGCTTGCGTTGTCCATGTTGTAAATGCCAAGATTATAGGATTATAGAGGAAAGTATTGAAAACAAAGGCATGGCATGGCTCTTATCAAGCTGCGGCTTCACATATGTTACAATAGGCTTCAAACAGGCTGGCCACCGAGTGCATGCGGTAGAAGATGCCCAGCGGAAGAGAGATCTTCACAATGATGACCCAGAGGGTGAAGCCATAAAAGGACTGCTCTATCTGGCTCACCAGGTGCGGCCGGGTACCATAAGCGTATAAAATCCAGACCTGTGGATCAGACAGAGCAAGTGTTATTACTGCACACACGTCTTATGACATCACAAGTGACATTAGGATTTGATTGGTGAACAACCTTTGTTAAAAAATTACATAGAGTTTCATTAATCTGGGCTATAGGGGAAATAATGGAAGTGTGCTCTGGCTATACCTTATCCCAAGGCAGAAAGTCCAAGAATAGGTATGAGGTATACCTCGTATCCTAATTCAATGAAGAAGCTCTGTGGCTGTGGCAGATTTACACCATTGAACTACCAGCATCATGAGGTAGTCTAGGAAATGTTCTTTCTACAATTACCCTTTTATTGTGAAATCTTgaacattttcctgtaaaatatcaaCTCGGGAGTCTcgtaaaaatgagcagaaaagagtattgttttgcattgtgtacagttttgggcaccagtgtataaaaaggatatagtagagctggaacgggtgcagaggagagcaaccaggattattaggggaatgggggaactagaatacactgacagatttaaaaatttgggattattcagtttagaaaaaagacggctgaggggagacctcattacaatgtacaaatacctgaacggacagtacaaggatctctgcaaagatctttttatacctcggcctgtgaccaggacaagggggcatcctctacgcctagaggagaggcgattttaccatcaccatagacaaaggttctttactgtaagagcagtgagactatggaactctctgccgcaggaggttgttatggcggactctatgtacatgttcaagaaaggcctggatgcctttctggagagaaaaaatatcacgggttacggggataaaacatttatttaattcttaaaggttggacttgatggacttgcgtctttttccagccttatatatactatgatgatactatgagatgagtcaagttaagaGGTTGAAAAGGGAATGCTACAGAACCACAGATACAGACAGTTTAAGAAATAGGCGGGAACTGGATGTTTATCTGAAGCTTATATTTTCATCCATGTCTTTAACTATCCACATCTCCAATTCTGTTATTCACAGATACATAGGACCAAAAATACGGGTGTCTTAAGTGACACTTCCCTTTCAGCCCCTAAAGCTGACTCATCTCaagtaaatatgactcttctcttctctgCTCCATTAAAGAACACTCTACTGTTTCTATGGGTGGTCTTATGCTTAGTACTACAACTTATCCGAATTAGTGCGGATCCCAAATCACCTTCTTTGATGTAAAGGATTGACAGAAAAATTAGGAGACTAAACTGAGGGAGTTATAGAGGCTGTGAAAAATTGGCAACTTTCTGGACTAACATTATTGATAATTTAATTTCTTTATGTCTTTTTTGTGTAGAGAATCGGACGGtcatccttttttatttttatagattcTTGTACTGAAATTTTTCCTCACAAATGCATGACATTAGTTGCTGGTCCCTAAAGAAAATCATGGTACAGCACATTCTTGTGCTTGTGAAATGTTTTTGGGAGAAGAACTGACAAAGAAGAACTGATAAACATGGCGCCAGGTGTATAGAAGAGGTGGATGTGTGTTTACTAAGGAGAAGGATCATGTCTGTCAGAGTCTGACACAAATCTCATATCCTTCTGCCTGTctgttcagtttttttttggtCGTTTTTTTTCAGTTAACTTTATCAACAACATAACAACTTTGCCCAGAGACGCCCAGCCATGTTGTAAATCACATGTATGAACACCAGATGAtatataatgggccacatttataattagtgaggtaaactgcacatagagaagtttgcctcactaatgtgcagggtgcgccagatttttTAAGTCTTCAATaatgtggcgcaccctgcacacaccgACTATGCACCAGTTTTTCAACATAAATGTGCAGACGGTCCGAATCGGCACTgaaacacccctttaggtgcagagtttTGCGTTGCagaggacacagtgcagccacaacacaaaactgttgcaaacacataaatacaagtgcaaacattttgtacatGTATTTGTGTGCAAAATACCACAGAAAACAGGCCAATAAATGTggcatattgggccacatttattggccagttttctgttgtattttacaccatgttttttttttttcctttaaaccaTGGACCATGCAAAGCATACGTGTCAGATACGCATCTGCAAAAAACACTGCCTTTTGTAGTCCATGTGCAAAAATGTAAGGGAAATAAACCAAGTTGTCCAGCAACATCTCAGAAAAGATGTAATTTGTGTTACATACTTTTTTATGTGAGCTCATCGGCCCAGATTTTTGTttaactttgcactgaaaagaatgtctaatctgcaaatgtatttataaagtgtttgcgccagttttgtgtcggggtcatttactaagtgcccgaatcgcttttcgttacccgaatatttccgatttgcgctgattttccctgaattgccatgggattttggcgcacgcgatcggattgtggcacatcggtgccggcatgcacgcaacggaaatgcgggggtgtggccgtaagaaaacccaacggattcggaaaaaacgctgtatttttaacaaaaaaaagtgtcgcttgacacgcgcttacctgcacccagggtagggcggtgaacttcagtgcactccgatggaattcagcgcagaagcgacacctagtggacatcggacgcactacctttgtgaatcgccggaagacccgaatcctccactgagaacgcaccgctggatcgcgacaggaccgggtaagtaaatctgccccactgtgtctgacagaaaaatgtgcatataaagagGTGTTGTAGTGCTTAATCGGAGTTAGCAACACATTACTGCAACACGGTACAATTGCACTAAAGCGGTTTGCTCAGCTTTTGATATATCTGGGACATTGACTTTTACGGAAGTCCTTGGTCCGGATGAATGATAAAAAGTAGTGCATGCTGCCTTTTTCCTATCCAATGGACCACGGGTCTTAAAAAGATACACTCTGAATAgccccttaaaaaataaaaaggtcagTATGCTATTTATGGAACTCACGGATAGGGTCAAACGTGTAAGAAATGCACATCTGAACAAGCCCCTACACATGGCTTGATCTTTCTAATCTACAGAAAGAATTTCTACTGTTGGAAGAAACATGTGCTACTACTAGTGTATATTAGAAATGTATATGATAGGAAGAATAAAAAATAGACTATTAATTACCCCTTCAAGTGTAAAATAAAACTTAACTCTTCTGCACTCTCAAACTCATTTTTCTACTTTAAAGCTCATTTCCCACAAAGAGATTTTGGTCGGGGAAACTAACTCTGAGCATTTTTACGGGATTTTTCAGACTGATTCTCGATTTTATGGAATGAACTTGCATTTCTAATCAGTCCAGTTATTCAATGTTCAGTCCGTGAAATCCCGCATGCACAATTAAAGTTTCGGAACTCGCTCATCGGCAATGGATTAAGAAAGTTGCATCTCAGTGGTCAAAGAACGATCCTTCAAATTGTGCATCCTCACCTGGGTAGATAGGTGACCTCTCTGTTTAGGTGAATGATTATGGCTGAAGCTATACATTAACAATGTATTTGGCTAAATTAGGCTGTATACCGGGACAGCTGTTACTATGCAACTctactatataattgtgtaaaAGGAGCATACTAATTATTATTCAAGAAGATTTGATTATTACCTGCTGCCCATCAGTTTTGGCATACATTCAGTCCACAAATTTCACGATAAATTTCTgagaaaatgcaaataagttttctaggatgggatttggaaaaccatgcctcttttagctaccttgtaaggtaaATTTCTGTAAACTATGAGATTCCATGGAGGTGGTACTGATGCTGCCATCTACTGGTGTGTTAATATGTTCTAGACTCTTCTATAGTGGTTTGTATATGTCAGTGtatttcaattatttatttttaataacccAAATGTATTTTTTACATGACTGTTGGCTGCATCCATGTGTGTTTAATACTTTTGTTGTCATATTTCATCCCCATAAAACTCATCCCCATAAAACTCATCTTCGAGTCCTTAATTGGCACTTACCGATATATTGTAGCAGATTAACAGTATTGATATATTCTGCAAAATCTTCCTTCTAGTTCTCAAAAATGGCGCAGTGTCCTCTTCATTAACCACCTGCCTGTTTTGGGGAGCATCTGCCACACTGCTTGTAGAGTGTTGATTTTTTGGAATGTCTCTACCCAAGTCTATCAAACCTTTGTAGTTGTTCACACTGCCCCCATTTCCTGAGTTTAAGCTCATGTGGTCATACTTAGCGGACAAGTTATCTGTGCCATGTTGTATGCCCTCAGTAACTCCAGATATAGAGTAGATCCAGGCATGGGATGCAGTCTTATTCTGCCCCAGTCCAGAATAAAGCGCTTCTGTAATAAAGAGATTTTGGCCAAGGACTTGAACGGTTTTACACAAAGAGAAACAGAGATCCAGAATGAATAGGTTCCCTTCGATGTGTAGGAAGAATATGGCCACTAGTGAAAAGACAGAAACCATCAATGGACCACAAGAACTTCCCATCAGAAGAGTAATATCAAGATTCCTCACCACACTCTTAGACGTGTCATCAAAGCGAAGGCCTTTCTGCAGCCTACATGTCACAATGCCAATGACAGAGGCGATGAACATGGCAGATAGAAGAACTGAGTTAAAAAGGTAGTAGATACGCAAGGCCTCTGGAACGGTCTCAGGTGACTTAGCGAGGACACCAAAGCTAATCATGACTCCAAACGTGGCTGATATGGCGAATGCCCCCAAAATCAGACCTACAAACACTCCATTAATGTGAAGAGTGGCTTTGCCGTGTCCCGAAACTGATGCAGGACAGTTTGTCTTCCCTGCGTTCTTCCACATGACATACAGCATCGTAGACGAGAAGAGACTGAACTCAATATTAAAGGGGTGCAGGTAGTCTGCTCCTTCAGAGAAGATGTGGCACAGGTCTGTGGTGCAGGTGCAGCTGTTTGTGTGGACCCCTGTAAGTGAAATGGGCACACAGTAAACAACAATACAACAAATAGATAATGTactaaagagaaaaaagaaagcaAACATAATGTAACAACTTTATGGACAAtgttctagaacagtgatggcgaaccttttatagaccgagtgcccaagctacaactaaaatctacttatttactgaagagtgccaacatggaattttaagtagtaacttattgctacctgttcttccacatcttttaatcgtACTGGCCCCTCGAggccatcaatacagttgaaggaagga
Proteins encoded in this region:
- the LOC140106467 gene encoding proton channel OTOP2-like isoform X1, giving the protein MMNPTAQSCTLEAQDVNTRDVTCSPDSLFSSISINSSETERGTWHHSANPRTTILLSLLYLALLTFFGSAVLLAEMRHHNPQTHNVQGFLTVLMLTSSAWMLWFAWTSAKNKKIKMYQDHQAGASWLKGGLCLFALATLVLDCLTLGYYHELHHCTSVLVTSFPIVQAVFTVIQVSLLSFYAKVCIQEKQQLNRFGLMHALATNILMWMSVVLDESMKHLQEIYDIQKKKMNILEWVHTNSCTCTTDLCHIFSEGADYLHPFNIEFSLFSSTMLYVMWKNAGKTNCPASVSGHGKATLHINGVFVGLILGAFAISATFGVMISFGVLAKSPETVPEALRIYYLFNSVLLSAMFIASVIGIVTCRLQKGLRFDDTSKSVVRNLDITLLMGSSCGPLMVSVFSLVAIFFLHIEGNLFILDLCFSLCKTVQVLGQNLFITEALYSGLGQNKTASHAWIYSISGVTEGIQHGTDNLSAKYDHMSLNSGNGGSVNNYKGLIDLGRDIPKNQHSTSSVADAPQNRQVVNEEDTAPFLRTRRKILQNISILLICYNISVWILYAYGTRPHLVSQIEQSFYGFTLWVIIVKISLPLGIFYRMHSVASLFEAYCNICEAAA